The Streptomyces cyanogenus DNA segment CGGCACGGGTCTGCCGTATCTCGTGCTCGCCCTGCACGGCTGCTTCTACGCGGCCACCGACGGGGTGCTGATGGCCGCCGCCTCGGACAGCGTGCCGGAAGGGCTGCGCTCCTCCGGGCTGGCCGTCGTACAGACCGGGCAGGCGCTGACCCGGTTCGCCTGCTCGCTGCTGTTCGGCGCGGCCTGGACGCTGTGGGGCGACCGGGCGGCGCTGGCGGGCGCGGCGGTGGCGCTGGCCGCGTGTGCCGCGTTCTCCCTCACCCTGCGCCCGAAGGGAACGGTGCCCGCATGACCGTACGCACCCGCGTCCTGATCCTGGTCTCGGCCGTCGCCGTGCTGGCGGCGGTCGGGCTGGCGTCGGTGCTGCACGCCTCCGCGCGGGCGGACCGCCGCAACCACACGCAGGCGGGCGGGCCCGGCGTCACGCCGGGAACGGTGACGCTGCGCCGGCCGGGGCGGCTCGTGTTCCGGAACATGGCGTGGGGGCCGCACCGCGACGAGCTGACCAGTGTCCCGGCCTCCGCACCGGACGCGGCGCGCACCGCGTCCGGTCTCAAGTGCCTGCGGTTCCACGCCGCTTCCGGCACCGGTGTGTGCCTCCAGGCCGTGCACGGGCCCGTCTCGGACACCTACCGCGCGCTGGTCCTGGACGCCCGGCTGCGGACCGTGGACCGCTACGACGTGCCGGGCATCCCCTCCCGCGCCCGGGTCTCCCCCACCGGGCACTTCGCCGCCTGGACGGCGTTCGTGGGCGGCGACTCGTACGCCGGGACCGACTTCTCCACCCGAGCGGCGATCGTGGACACCCGCAGCGGGGAGCTGATCCCGTCCCTTGAGGCGTTCCGGATCGTCAGGGACGGGCGTCCGTACCGGGCGGCGGACGTCAACTTCTGGGGGGTGACGTTCGCGGCCGACGACCGCACGTTCTACGCGACGCTGGCCACCAAGGGGCGGACGTACCTGGTCCGCGGCGACCTGCGCCGCCGTACGGTCACCACGCTGCACGCCAACGTGGAGTGCCCGTCCCTGTCGCCGGACGGCACCCGGGTCGCGTACAAGAAGCGGGCCGCGGGGCTGCCGAAGGACGCCCCCTGGCGGCTGTACGTCCTGGACCTGCGGACCATGCGGGAGACCCCGCTCGCCGAGCCGCGCAGCGTGGACGACCAGGCGGTGTGGAAGGACGCCCGCACGGTCGTGTACGCGCTGCCCGGGGACTACGGCGCCGATCTCCACGAGGTCCCGGCGGACGGTTCGGGGCGGGCCCGGCGGATCAGCTCGGCGGCGGTGTCACCGGCGTACCTGCCCTGAGGTCCGGCGGTCGGGTGTACAGCAGCACCGTCGAGGGAGGCGGTTCGGCGGCGCCCCGGACCCGGACCCGGCCGATCGGCCGGGACACGGACGAGCCGCAGCCCGGACAGAGCCGCGAGCGGCGCGACGTCGATGTCCCCTGGCCGAGGCGTACGGCGTCGAGGTCGGTGAAGGTGAGGTCGCCCAGAGCGTGCAGGGTGAGGAGCAGGGCCTCGGTGACGGCCTCCCGCTCGTCGTCGGGGATCGCCGGTGCACCGGTGCGCAGGGCCTGCTCGACCAGCCTGGCGGCGAGGCCGCGCAGGTCCGGCGCGGTGAGACGGCGTTTCTCTCCCCCCGGAAGGAGACGTACCCGGAGAGCCGGTGTGCCGACCGGGTGCCGATGGTCGCCGGTTCCCCAGGGGCCCTTCTGTTCACAACTGCCGTTCGTCACGGTGATCGTAAGGCGTGCCGACCGTGGCCGGGGACCGGTCGGGTCAAGCGGCGGGCGGGGGTTTTCCGTCGTCACGGTGGTTTGCCCGCGGGGGTGGCCGGGGCCCCGGCCACCGCCCCGGAGACTTTCCGCGGCGGTGGCCGCGTGGCCGCCGGGAGAGAACGAGGGCACGGGATGGCCGACAGCAGGATCCTGGTCGCGGTACCGGAGCAGCCGCGTGCCGAGGGCGCCGGGGCCGAGCAGCTGCGCAGGATCCGGGAGGCGGTGGAGGCGAACGGCTTCCAGGTGCGCTGGGCGGTCAGCGCCGAGGACGCGGACGCGGTGCTGCGGACCGAGGCGGGTCTGGCCGCGGCCCTGGTCGCCTGGGACCTGCCCGGCGGGCGGGCCGCCGGAGACGGTCCGGGAGCCGCGCTGGCCTCGCCGGACGGTGCCGTCGAGGCGGTCCCGGGCGGGGCCGCCGTACTGCGCCGGATCGGGCGGCGGTACCGGAACCTGCCGGTGTTCCTGGTCATGGCCGAGGAGGGCGTGCGGGAGCTGCCGTTGTGGGTGTCGGAGACGGTCGTCGGGTACGTGTGGCCGCTGGAGGACACCCCCGGGTTCATCGCGGGCCGGATCACCAGCGCCGCCCGCGCCTACCGGGAGGACGTACTGCCGCCGTTCTTCCGGGCGTTGCGCCGCTTCGACGACGCCCACGAGTACTCCTGGCACACCCCCGCCCACTCCGGTGGCGTCGCGTTCCTGAAGTCACCCGCGGGACGCGCCTTCCACGACTACTTCGGCGAACGGCTGCTCCGCTCCGACCTGTCGATCTCGGTGGAGGAGCTGGGCTCGCTGTTCGAGCACACCGGCCCGATCGGCGAGGCCGAGCGCAACGCGGCCCGCGTCTTCGGCGCCGACCTCAGCTACTTCGTGCTGCACGGCGACTCCACCTGCAACCGGCTGGTGGGCCACTTCAGCGTCACCCGCGACGAACTCGCCCTCGTGGACCGCAACTGCCACAAGTCGGTGCTGCACGGCCTGGTGGTCTCCGGCGCCCGGCCCGTCTACCTGGTGCCCACCCGCAACGGCTACGGTCTCGCCGGTCCGCTGCCGCCGGCCGAGCTGGCGGCGGACTCGATCGCGGCCCGGATCGCCGCGCACCCGCTCGCCGAGGGCGCCGTCTCGCGCGACCCCCAGTACGCGGTGCTCACCAACTCCACCTACGACGGCCTGTGTTACGCCGCCGTACCGGTCGCGCGAGCGCTCGCGGCCAGCACGCCCCGGGTGCACTTCGACGAGGCGTGGTTCGCGTACGCCCGCTTCCATCCGCTGTACCGGGGCCGCTACGGCATGTCGGTGGACGCCGGGACCTTCCCCGGCCCGGACCGGCCGACGGTCTTCGCGACCCAGTCCACGCACAAGCTGCTGGCCGCGCTGTCCCAGTCGGCGATGGTGCACGTACGGCCGGCGCCCCGGGCACCCGTGGAGCACGACCGCTTCAACGAGGCGCTGATGATGCACGGCACCACCTCGCCCCTCTACCCGATGATCGCCTCGCTGGACGTGGCGACGGCCATGATGGACGGGCCGCAGGGCGAGTGGCTGGTGGACGAGGCGGTGACGGAGGCGATCCGCTTCCGGCAGGAGATGGTGCGGCTGGGGCAGCGGGTGGCGAGCGCCGGCGACCGGCCGCCGTGGTTCTTCGGCGTGTGGCAGCCGGAGGAGGTCACCGACCCGTCGACCGGGGAACGGCTGCCCTTCGCGGACGCCCCGCCCGAGCTGCTGCGCACCGAGCAGTCCTGCTGGCTGCTGGAGCCGGGCGCCGCCTGGCACGGCTTCCCCGGGCTGGCCGAGGGCCACTGCATGCTGGACCCGGTCAAGGTCACGCTGACCTGCCCGGGCATCACCGCCACCGGGGAGACGGCCGAGGAGGGTATCCCGGCGCGCGTCCTGACCGCGTATCTGGCCACCCGGAACATCGTGGTCGAGAAGACCGACGGCTACACCACGCTGATCCTCTTCTCGATGGGCATCACGAAGGGCAAGTGGGGCACGCTGCTGGACGCCCTGATGGACTTCAAGGCCCTGTACGACGCCGACGCCCCGCTCGACCGCGTCCTGCCGGCGGCGGTCGCCGCGCACCCTCGCCGCTACTCGGGCCTGACCCTGCGGGAGCTGTGCCGGCAGATGCACGAGCAGCTGCGCTCGGCACGCCTGGTGGAACTGCTGGACACCGCGTTCCAGCAGCTCCCGGAGCCGGTCCAGCCGCCCCAGCACTGCTACCAGCGGCTGGTGCGGGGCGGCACGGAACGCGTCCGCATCGCCGACGCGGCGCACCGGGTGGCGGCCGCGATGGTCACGGTCACCCCGCCCGGCATCCCGGTCCTCATGCCGGGCGAGTCCACCGGCGCCCCCGACGGCCCCCTCCTGCGCTACCTCACCGCCCTGGAGACCTTCGACCGACGCTTCCCGGGCTTCCGCAGCGAGACCCACGGCGTGACGATCGACGAGGACACCGGGGACTACGAGATCGAGTGCCTGGGGGACGCCCCGGAGGCGCGGACCTGCGCACGGCCGGAAGCCCCCTGGGTACCGCACTCCGGCAGGGATCCGCGCTGACCCCCTGGACAGCGGTGAGGGGCCGATCGTCTGAACCCGCCTTCGTCTTCCGGCACTCGGGCCGCGGCGGTGCCTGGATCTCCCGGGCCTGGCTGCCGGGTGAACACCGCGCGGTAGGCACTGGGGGTCAGCCCGGTCCGTCTCGTCAGGTGCCGGCGCAGGGAGTCGGTGGTGGCGAGCCCGCTGAGCCGGGCAACGTGATCCATGGGCAGGCCGGTCGTCTCCAGGAGCTCTTGCGCCCGGATCACGCGCTGGTGGAGGAGCCATTGGAGCGGGCTCAGGCCGGTCTCTGCGTGGAACCTCCGGGTCAGGGTGCGGACACTGGTCCGCGCGTGGGCGGCGAGGTCGGCACGTGTGAGCGGTTCATGGAGGCGGTCGAGCGCCCAGGCACGGGTCCCGGCGAGCGAGGTTCCGGTCTCGGGTGGCAGCGGCGTCTCGATGAACTGGGCCTGGCCGCCCGGCCGCACGGGTGCCGCCACCACCAGCCGGGCGACCGCGTTGGCGGTCGCGGCGCCGTAGTCGATGCGCACCAGGTGCAGGCACAGATCGATGCCGGCGGAGAGTCCGGCAGAGGTCAGGAGGTTGCCGTCCTGGACGTACAGCACGTCGGGGCGTAGCTCGACGGAGGGGAAGCGGCTGGAGAACTCCTCGGACTTGGCCCAGTAGGTGGTGGCGCTGCGCCCGTCGAGCAGTCCGGCCTGGGCGAGGACGAACGCTCCGGTGCAGATCGAGGCGACGCGTTTGCCCGCGGCGGCTGCGCGGCGCAGTGCCGCGAGGACGCGCGGTTCGATGTCGTCGCGGGCGCCGGTTCCGGCGACGATGACGGTGTCGGCGTCGTCGACGGCCTCCAGCCCGTGGGGGACGGTGACCTCAAGACTGCTGTTGGTGGCGATGGGCCCGGGACGGGCAGTGCAGACGCGCACCCGGTAGCCGGGGCGGCCGTCGACGGTCGTCTCACCGAGGACGAGCTCGGGAATCGACAGGTCGAAGGTGGTGGCAGGGGGAACAGCGACGACAGCGACCCGGCGCATGGCCCGAACCTCCTGGTGTTTGGCATTCGGGCCACTACCTTACGGATCACCCGTGCCGGAGGGTGAAGCCGTTGGGGCGGGCCAGTCCCAGCTCTTCGACCAAGGAGTGCACGGATGCCCTTGTACGTCATCGTTGGAGCCGGAGCCACGGGATCGGCCGCCGCACGGCTGCTGGCGGACGCCGGCGAGCGGGTCCGGCTCGTCACCCGCCGCGGCACCGGGCCGGCGCACGACCGGATCGAGCGGGTCGCCGCCGACGCCACCGACACCGCGCGGCTGATCGAGCTGACCCATGGGGCGGCGACCCTGTTCAACTGCGCCATGCCGGCCTACGACCGGTGGCCGTCGGAGTTCCCGCCGCTGGCCGCCTCGGTGCTGGCCGCGGCAGAACGCAGCGGAGCGGACTACGTCATGCTCGGGAACACCTACGGTTACGGGCCCGTCGACAGGCCCGCCACCGAGGACCTTCCGATGGCGCCGACCAGCGTCAAGGGCCGTGTCCGGGCCCGGATGTGGCAGGACGCGCTCGCCGCCCACGAGGCGGGCCGGGTGCGGGTCACCGAGGTCCGGGCCAGCGACTACCTCGGCGCGGGCGCCTACTCACCGTTCACGCTCATGGTGGGGTCACAGGTGCTGAGGAGCGCGCCCGTCTCCTACCCGGGAGATACCGACGCCCCGCACAGCTGGACCTACACCGGCGACGCGGCCCGCGCACTGATCGCCGCGGCCCGGAACGAGAAGTCCTGGGGCCGGGCCTGGCACGTGCCGTCCACCTCTGAGGCCACGGTCCGTGAGCTGGCCGCGCGTCTGGCCCTGGCGGCCGGCGTACCCGCCCCCGAGCTGACCCACATGACGAGGACCGAGCTGCGGGAGATCGGACGGGCCGATTCGGTCATGGCGGAGTTTCCGGAAATGCTGTACCTGTACGACCGTCCCCACATCCTCGACGCCTCGCTCACCGCGGCGGTCTTCAACCTCACCCCGACTGCGATCGACGCGGTCCTCGCCGAGATGGCCGCGGAGCACGGCTAGACACAGGTGACCGCCGCCCGACGGTGGGAAGCGCCGGTACGGTCAGCTGCAGTACGGTTCCCGGGGCGGCGATCCTGCCGGCGCCGGAAGCCGGCTGGAAGTACGGGGAAACCACGTGATGACGTGTTCGAACCTGCGGACGGCCCAGCTCGCCGGATGCTCCGTCCTGGTGTCGGCGTTCCTGCTCACCTCGTGCACGGTGTCCGCCGGCGGTGGCGACAGGGCAGATTCCTCGCAGTCGCCCGCACCGAGTCCGGCTCGAACCACGACCGAGCAGTCGGAGAAGGACCTCGGCGAGCAGGCCCGGGCGGCTCTTGCCGCCGTACGCAGCGGAACGCCTGTCGAGGCCGGCGCCGAACGCGTGACCGACGGCATCCACACCGAACCCACCCTGAGCAAGGGAAAGACGTACCGAATCAGTCTCGCGTGCGCCGGCAACGGCAACGCGCAGCTGACCTTCGTGCCCGCGAACGCCGGCAGGAAGACCGCGGTGCCGTGCGACTTGTCGGTGGTTCAGCAGCGGATCACCACGGCCAAGCCGGTCCGCGTCGACGTCGACGGCACCAGGGGATCGACCGGCGTGATCGCCTGGCAGATCAACGCGGTTCAGTCTATTGCAAGATCCCAAGCCGTATTTTTCTCCCCGAATTGACAATCTTTTCTCTCTTGTCCTGCTTCGCAGATGTACGCGGCAACGGTGAGGTGTTTATACCTGGAGCGCAAGAACGGGATCTTGAAGACTTTTTTTTCGACATTCCCGAATGAGTCAGGATTGATGTCTATATCCGCGATAAATTTACACTTATCCGGGCACGGCCATCTTTCCTTCGCCGAGCTTCCCCTCGGGGCACCGTAAACCTCAAGAGTGACATGCTCGTAGTCGCGCATCTTTGTGGCGGACACCGTCGCAGATGCCTCTCCAATGTCACCTTTGAGATCTGTGCTGACTTCCAGTTGAGGAAAGGTCGCTACCGCCTGGTTCCTTGCTTCGACTCGCACGGCGGTGGTGGTCGCGGAGGAGAACAATATCGCAGAGGCGATCAATAGTGTGAACTGCAAGGAAATTGCCGGTCGCGCAGGTCGACGAATTACCCATGCGGCTATCCCGGCAGCTGCGAGCGCCGCTAGGAGCAGACTGCATCCTAGAGTCCAGCCCCGTCCCCAAGTTGCTGTTTTCGGTATCCTGACTGCATAGACTGCGAATAAGGCGATGGCTAGCAAGCCGGATACGACGGCGCCAGCAATCCAAAGGTGTATGCGATAGCCTCTTTCTACAAAGATGCTGGAAATTGCAGAGATCAACGCACCGAGTAGCAAAAATGACGCAAACCCTACCAATATTCCTTGATTGCGCAGGATTGTCGTCAGCTCAGCGTGGCTCAGGCCAACCAGATTCAGTGCTCCCGCAAAGCCCGCAAGCAGCAATCCGAGGAGATTTCCAACATCACCGAGGCGTTCGGCTGAATTGGGGCGGGGTGGCTGCACTTCATTCTTCGATGGATCCACATTTGCTCCCGAGAAGCGTGGTCAGCTCATGACGAAATGATCACACTTCTCTTCGCAACTTGCTCTTTCACTAGGCCAAACGAGTGTGAGCATCGCTAACGGCCGTGAATGTAGCAAGGATCCCGCGGCAATTCTGTGCACCCAGAACAAGGTCACGGGCGCAACCGAAGATCACGCGTGGCCAGACACAGAGCATCATGCCGACCAGGACAGTCCGTCTGTGTTGCGCATGCCCTCAGGCCTCAGACGCGTACTCCATCAGGTCCCAGTTGGTGGCCGTCTCCCCGTCGTGCTCGCCGATCTGGTCGGACGCAGCACCGACTGGCTGGCGAAGATCGAGACCGGTCGACGGAAGCCCCCACGGATCGACATGCTCGGGGCGCTCTCACGCGTCCTGCAGAACGGGTCGTTGCCGCATCGTCGTATCGGCGCGTGATCTACAACAACCTCTCGTCCACCCTCAACGCAGCCGTCGATGACGGTCACCTGCCGAAGAATCCATGTCGGGCTCAGTCCGTCCGCTCCCCTCCGGCAGGCGTCGGCCGAGTCGTCCCTGGGCCGTGGATCGAGTCTTCGCCGTGCGTGCGGCTCTGCCGATGCGCTACCGCACGACCGTTGACCTGAGGGGCGGATCCGGCTTTCGCCAGGGGGAGATCTTCGGGATTGCCGTGGATGCCATCGGCTTCGACTCAGAATGACTTCATGTCGGCAACCAGGTGAAGGTGACCAGGGGGCGTCTCGTGTTGTCGCCGCCGAAGCGGAACAAGATGCGCGACGTACCTCTGCCCGACCGAGTGGCGCACGTCCTCAAGAGGCACATGGAGGCATTCTCTCCGGTCGAGGTCGCTCTTCCGTGGCTCCGTCCGGACGGCCCCCTCATCACGAAACGGCTGCTGTTCAGTTCAAGGGAGAACCGAGGAAGTGCAGAGTCTGGTGGATTCTCTGCTGCCGCGAGCGAGTAATCTCCGACAGAACATCTTGCTCGCTGGCACGGCCGAGGCCGCGACACCATCTCTGGTAGTTAGCCTCAATCCGCAGTTCATTCACTTGATCCGTTTTCACGGAGGCGGTGAGGCAGGGGGCCTGGAGTCGGCAGTTCACGAGCTGGAAGATCCTGACGCCGGGCCCACCGATCGCCTTACCGCCCGCCAGCGCTTGAAATCGTTCCTTGGAAAGATCGGAACGGCAGTTGAAAGCACCGCAATCAGCGCCCCACAGAAGTATCTGGAGTCCAAGATGAGTCTCTGAAATTGGCGCCAGCCGAGCTAGCTTCGACGGAAGGTAGCTGTGAGTGGGTCCGGCCTCAGGGCGGTGGAGGATTCGTGGCTCCGCGGTCAGGGTTGCAACAGCTCGCCGGTAAGCAGCGCACTGGAGCACCGCAAGAGCCAGCTCCAAGGATGGCGCAGGGGCTCCGGAGATGTGCTCAGACGGCCCAGAGGTCGCGAGACGCCCTGGAGCCGGCGGTCAGCGACCGCCAGCCCCAAGGGATCGTTTCCGCTAAAGCCGCCCTGACCTGCCCCTACAGCACCGGAAGGTTCTTGCGCAGCTCGAAGGCGGTCACCTCGGAGCGGTACTCCTCCCACTCGCTCTTCTTGTTGCGCAGGAAGAAGTCGAAGACGTGTTCGCCGAGGGTTTCGGCGACGAGGTCGCTGCCCTCCATGAGGGTCAGGGCCTCGCCGAGGTTCTGCGGCAGGGGCTCGATGCCCATGGCGCGGCGTTCGGCGTTGGACAGGGCCCAGACGTCGTCCTCGGCGCCCGGCGGGAGCTCGTAGCCCTCCTCGATGCCCTTGAGGCCGGCGGCCAGCAGGACGGCGTACGCCAGGTACGGGTTCGCGCCCGAGTCCAGGGAGCGGACCTCGACGCGGGCCGAGCCGGTCTTGCCGGGCTTGTACATCGGGACGCGGACCAGGGCGCTGCGGTTGTTGTGGCCCCAGCAGATGTACGAGGGTGCCTCGCCGCCCGCGCCGGCCGTGCGCTCGGAGCCGCCCCAGATGCGCTTGTAGGAGTTCACCCACTGGTTGGTGACCGCGGAGATCTCCGCCGCGTGCCGCAGCAGGCCCGCGATGAAGGAACGGCCGACCTTGGAGAGCTGGTACTCCGCGCCGGACTCGTAGAAGGCGTTGCGGTCGCCCTCGAAGAGGGACAGGTGCGTGTGCATGCCGGAGCCGGGGTGCTCCGAGAAGGGCTTCGGCATGAACGTCGCCTGGACGCCCTGCTCCAGCGCCACCTGCTTCATGACCAGCCGGAACGTCATGATGTTGTCGGCCGTGGAGAGGGCGTCGGCGTAGCGCAGGTCGATCTCCTGCTGGCCCGGCGCGCCCTCGTGGTGGGAGAACTCCACCGAGATGCCCATCGACTCCAGCATGGTGATCGCCTGGCGCCGGAAGTCCATGCCGACGTTGGTGGGCGTGTGGTCGAAGTAGCCCGAGTTGTCCGCGGGGGTCGGGCGGGAGCCGTCCAGCGGGCGGTCCTTCAGCAGGAAGAACTCGATCTCCGGGTGGGTGTAGAAGGTGAAGCCCAGGTCGGAGGTGCGGGCGAGGGCACGCTTGAGGACGTAGCGCGGGTCGGCGAAGGACGGGGAGCCGTCCGGCATGAGGATGTCGCAGAACATGCGGGCCGTGCCGGGGGTCTCCGCGCGCCAGGGCAGGACCTGGAACGTGGACGGGTCCGGCTTGGCGATCATGTCTGACTCGTAGACCCGGGCGAAGCCCTCGATCGCGGAGCCGTCGAAACCGATGCCCTCGTCGAAGGCCTGCTCGAGTTCCGCGGGGGCCACGGCGACAGACTTGAGGAAGCCCAGCACGTCCGTGAACCACAGGCGTACGAACCGGATGTCGCGCTCCTCCAAGGTCCGGAGCACGAACTCCTGCTGCTTGTCCATCTTCCGCTTCCCCATCCTTGCTGGTCAGGCCGCCTGTCCCCCGTACCACGGGAGGCGGTCGGGCACCTGAGCATCCCACCACAACACCATTTCACGCGCGTTGCGGACCTTGATCGCCCGAGCGTCTTCGGCCTGAACGCCTGTCGTACGGCAGGTGTCCTTCTCTGCCGCCCATCTTGCCTGCTCGCACCGACATCCGTAATGGCCGATCCCGCTTCCTCCGTGACCGACACCACGCTCGTTAAATTTGCATCCAAGATGCAAGTTTTCATAGCGTGCCGGTCAGCCGAGTTCTCCGAGGAGTCCCGATGCTGACCGAGCAGTCCGCAGCCACCGTCCGTGCCACCCTGCCCGCCGTCGGCGCGGCGATCGGCGAGATCACCGAGCGCTTCTACACGCGCCTCTTCGCCGCCCACCCCGACCTGCTGCGCAACCTCTTCAACCGCGGCAACCAGGCGGCCGGCACCCAGAGGCAGGCCCTCGCCGGCTCGATCGCCGCCTTCGCCACGCATCTGCTGGACCACCCGGACCAGCGGCCGGACGCGATGCTCGCCCGCATCGCCCACAAGCACGCCTCCCTCGGCGTGGCCCCCGAGCAGTACGACGTCGTCCACGAGCACCTCTTCGCCGCCATCGCCGAGGTGCTCGGTGAGGCCGTCACGCCCGAGGTGGCCGCCGCCTGGGACGAGGTGTACTGGCTGATGGCGAACGCGCTGATCACGAGCGAGAAGCGGCTGTACGAGGAGAGCGGCGGCCCCGGCCTGCGCGCGTGGGAGGTCGTCGAGCGGGTCGAGGAGACCCCGGACGTCGTCACCTTCCGGCTGCGCCCGGCCGACGGCGGCCCGGTGGCCGGCTTCCGCGCCGGGCAGTACGTCTCCGTCGGCGTCACCCTGCCCGACGGGGCCCGGCAGATCCGGCAGTACAGCCTGTCCGGGGCGCCCGGCGAGGCGGTGCGCCAGATCAGCGTCAAGCGCGTACACGGCGCGGCCACGCCCGACGGCGAGGTCTCGAACCACCTCCACGCGCGCGTGCGCCCCGGCGACGTCCTGGAGCTGTCCGAGCCGTACGGCGACCTCGTCCTCTCCGACGAACCGGACACGCCCCTGCTGCTCGCCTCGGCCGGCATCGGCGTGACCCCGATGGTCGCGATGCTGGCCGACCTCGCGGCCGGCGGCCACCGCGGCCCGGTCACCGTCGTGCACGGCGACCGCTCCCCCGCCGAGCACGCCCTGCGCGCCGACCACACGGCCTACGCAGGCAAGCTGCCCGACGCCTCCGTCCACCTCTTCTACGAGAAGGGCGCCGAGCCGGGCACCCGGACCGGCCTGGTCGACCTGGCGGACGTCCCCGTCCGCCCCGGCACGCACGCGTACCTGTGCGGCCCGCTCCCCTTCATGCGCGCGGTCCGCACCCAGCTGATCGAGAAGGGCGTCGCCCCGGCCGACATCCACTACGAGGTGTTCGGCCCGGACCTGTGGCTGGCCCAGGGCTGAGCACCGGCGCCCCGTGAGGGGCTCGGGGCCGCGTCCTCCATGCGGCCACCGCCGCGTGGGCGCGAAGTGCCACGACGGCGCCACACACGCCAGGCGGCCCGTCGTGGCACTTCGCCATGCGCTCAGAGCGGCCCCGGCCCCCGGGAGATCCCGAGCAGCAAGGGCCCCGTCGGCTCGGCCACGAGGTCGGCGATCGTGACGGAGTCCAACGCGGCGAAGAACGCTTCCTGAGCCCCCCGCAGCGCGCCCCGCAGGCGGCAGCCGGCGCGCAGGGGGCAAGCCGGCGTCCCCTGCGTCCCCTCGCAGTCCACCACGTCGCCCTCGCCCTCGAAGGTCCGCACGACCGCGCCCACCGACGCGGTACGGCCCCGCTCCGTGAGCGCCAGTCCCCCGCCCCGCCCGCGCCGGGCGTCGACCAGGCCCAGGTGCTGGAGTTCGGCGACGACCTTCGCGGCATGCGTGTAGGGAACGTCCATGTCGGCGGCGACCTGGCGGGTCGTGGGGGTGGCGTCGGCGACGGCCAGTCGCATCAGGACGCGCAGGGCCAGGTCGGTGGAGCGCAGCAGCCGCATACCGCGAGCGTAGGTAATGCGCATCGGCGCTTCAAATTATCCGGTCCCGAACCCTCCCCTACGGAAGTGCCGCCCCCGCGCACTACGATCAGCGGGCCCCACCGTCCACGTCCCCTTCTGAAGAAGGACAAGCCTCATGGGTTCCGGCAAGAACAGCAGCACCGCGGCGCGCAAGGCGCGCATAGAGGAGATGCGGCGCGCGGAGCGTGCCCGCGAGCGCCGTAACCGGGTGCTCACGATCGCCGCCAGCGCGGTGGTCGTCGTCGGCCTCGTCGTCGGCGGTGTGGTCCTGGTGAACTCGCAGCGCGACTCCGGCAAGGACACGGCGAAGCCGAGCGGCGACGCCAAGGGCTCCGGGGACTCCGGGCACTTCACCACCGGCAAGGACGGGGTGAGGACCTGGTCGGGCAAGCTGGCGCGGACACACGTGACGACGAAGGTGTCGTACCCGATGCACCCGCCGGTCGGCGGCAACCACAACCCGGTCTGGCTGAACTGCAACGGTGACGTCTACATCGAGCCGGTGGCGGACGAGAACGCCGTGCACGCGCTGGAGCACGGCGCGGTCTGGGTGACGTACACCGGCAAGGCGGCCAAGGCCGACGTCGACGCGCTCGCGGCCAAGGTGAAGAAGACCCCGTACTCGCTGATGAGCCCGTACGAGAACCAGGACGCTCCGCTGATCCTGTCGGCGTGGGGCCACCAGGTCGCGGTGAAGAGCGCCAAGGACCCGGAAGTGGACAAGTTCTTCGCCACCTATGTGCAGGGGCAGCAGACGCCCGAGCCGGGCGCCTCCTGCACCGGCGGGGTCATGAAGTGAGGCGACAGCACATCGGCTGGGTCGCGGGGACCGCGGCGGCGGTGCTCGTCGCGGCCGGCGCGATCACGTACTCCGTGGCCGAGGACACCGGCGGATCGGATACGA contains these protein-coding regions:
- the glnA gene encoding type I glutamate--ammonia ligase translates to MDKQQEFVLRTLEERDIRFVRLWFTDVLGFLKSVAVAPAELEQAFDEGIGFDGSAIEGFARVYESDMIAKPDPSTFQVLPWRAETPGTARMFCDILMPDGSPSFADPRYVLKRALARTSDLGFTFYTHPEIEFFLLKDRPLDGSRPTPADNSGYFDHTPTNVGMDFRRQAITMLESMGISVEFSHHEGAPGQQEIDLRYADALSTADNIMTFRLVMKQVALEQGVQATFMPKPFSEHPGSGMHTHLSLFEGDRNAFYESGAEYQLSKVGRSFIAGLLRHAAEISAVTNQWVNSYKRIWGGSERTAGAGGEAPSYICWGHNNRSALVRVPMYKPGKTGSARVEVRSLDSGANPYLAYAVLLAAGLKGIEEGYELPPGAEDDVWALSNAERRAMGIEPLPQNLGEALTLMEGSDLVAETLGEHVFDFFLRNKKSEWEEYRSEVTAFELRKNLPVL
- a CDS encoding globin domain-containing protein, with amino-acid sequence MLTEQSAATVRATLPAVGAAIGEITERFYTRLFAAHPDLLRNLFNRGNQAAGTQRQALAGSIAAFATHLLDHPDQRPDAMLARIAHKHASLGVAPEQYDVVHEHLFAAIAEVLGEAVTPEVAAAWDEVYWLMANALITSEKRLYEESGGPGLRAWEVVERVEETPDVVTFRLRPADGGPVAGFRAGQYVSVGVTLPDGARQIRQYSLSGAPGEAVRQISVKRVHGAATPDGEVSNHLHARVRPGDVLELSEPYGDLVLSDEPDTPLLLASAGIGVTPMVAMLADLAAGGHRGPVTVVHGDRSPAEHALRADHTAYAGKLPDASVHLFYEKGAEPGTRTGLVDLADVPVRPGTHAYLCGPLPFMRAVRTQLIEKGVAPADIHYEVFGPDLWLAQG
- a CDS encoding RrF2 family transcriptional regulator, which codes for MRLLRSTDLALRVLMRLAVADATPTTRQVAADMDVPYTHAAKVVAELQHLGLVDARRGRGGGLALTERGRTASVGAVVRTFEGEGDVVDCEGTQGTPACPLRAGCRLRGALRGAQEAFFAALDSVTIADLVAEPTGPLLLGISRGPGPL
- a CDS encoding DUF3105 domain-containing protein, whose translation is MGSGKNSSTAARKARIEEMRRAERARERRNRVLTIAASAVVVVGLVVGGVVLVNSQRDSGKDTAKPSGDAKGSGDSGHFTTGKDGVRTWSGKLARTHVTTKVSYPMHPPVGGNHNPVWLNCNGDVYIEPVADENAVHALEHGAVWVTYTGKAAKADVDALAAKVKKTPYSLMSPYENQDAPLILSAWGHQVAVKSAKDPEVDKFFATYVQGQQTPEPGASCTGGVMK